One Polaribacter reichenbachii genomic window, GTGAAAATAGAAAACAATAACAAAACTTTTAAGGTGAGTTTACCTCTCTTATATAAAATGAACGACATTATGTACACAGACGATTTAGAAAATAACAAATATGTAAAAGCAGTAGAAAGAGTTGAAAAACTGAAAGAATTTTATCAGAATTTAGCATCATACTGTATTGTAATTCCATTTTTAATTTTTATCAATTTAAGATTTTCTCCAGGCTTTCACTGGTTTTGGTTCCCAATTTTTGGATGGGGAATGGGATTAGCTTTCCACTTTTTAGAAGTAAATAATTATAATATTTTCTTAGGTAGAAACTGGGAAGACAAAAAGATTAAAGAGTTAATGGATAAAGAAAATAACCACAAACAATACAGATAATGGAAAGAGATTTTACAGAAGAACAGAAATACATTTTAGCTCGTAAAAGAGTAGAAAAAATGAGCAAGTTTTATAAGCATTTAGCTGTTTATGTGGTGGTAAATACCTTTTTAAGTTGCATATTTATTGCAGGAGATATTAATGATGGAGATACTTTTTTTGAGGCAGTTTGCAATTATCATAATTATAAGATCTGGTTGTTTTGGGGAATAGGAGTCTTTTTTAATGCCTTAAATGTGTTTGGTGCAAGTCTGTTTTTTAACAAAGACTGGGAAAAAAGAAAAATTAAAAAATATATAGAAGAACAAAATTATAAAAGATAAAATGGAAACAGAATTAAGCAATCAGCAACGTTATTATAAAGCTCAAAAAAAAGTAAAAGAAATAAAAGGGTTTTACACGCACTTAACCGTTTATTGTACAATTATACCTGTAATTATTTTTGTTAATTTAAAATTTGTACCACATTTTCATTGGTTTTGGTTTTCACTTTTAGGTTGGGGATTAGGTTTGTTTTTCCATTGGTTAGGCGTTTTCGGATTTAATTTATTAGGTTTTGGAAAAAACTGGGAAGAAAGAAAAATAAAGGAATTTATGAACGATAATAATTAAGATGATGAAAGCAATGAACATAAATCTTCAACTAAATTTAATAGCACAAAAAAGAATAAAAGACATAAAAGGATTTTACACGCATTTATTTTCAACATTTTTAATTTTACCTTTTTTAATTTTTATCAATTTACAAACAGTGCCACAATTTGAATGGTATTGGTATGCAATTACAGCTTGGTGTTTAGGGCTTTTAATACATTGGCTTAATGTTTTTCCGTTTTCTAAATTAGGTTTTAAAAAAGAATGGGAAGACAAAAAATTAAAAAAGATTATTGCAAATAGTAGTGTTGAAAATGAGATCAATTTAAATGATACTTTTATTCAAGAAAAATATTATTTAAAAGCTAAAAAACAAGCTGAAGAAATTAAAGGATTTTACATTCATTTAATAGTAACTGTTTTTACAATTCCTATAATTGTATTTGTAAACCTAAAATTTGTACCAGATTTCTACTTTTTTTGGTTTGCGGTTGGTGGAATGTTAATTGCAATATTTTTACACTGGTTAGGTGTTTTTGGCTTCAATTTTTTAGGATTAGGCAAAAACTGGGAAGAAAGAAAAACAAAAGAAATAATAATGAATTTTAAATAAAAAATGGAAAGAGATTTTACACAAGAACAAAATTATATTAGAGCCAAAAAAAGGGTGAAAGATATTAAAGCATTTTACATTCATTTAGTGGTGTATGTAATTGTAAATATTTTTATTAGCGGTATCATTATCTTCGGATTAATGACAAGTGGAGACTCTTTTACAGAAGCAATTACTAATTTCGGCGTATATTCTACTTGGCTTTTTTGGGGAATTGGTATGTTTTTTCATTGGCTTGGAGTTTTCGGATTTAGATCTTTAGGTTTTAGTAAAGATTGGGAAGAAAAGAAGATTAAAGAATTAATGGATAAAGACGATGAAAGAAGAAAAAACTTTTAATTATGGATAATTTACACGAAAAAAAGTTACAAAAGGCTAAACAAAAAGTAGAAGAAATTAAAAAGTTTTATAAACACGTAATTACCTATGTTTTAGTCAA contains:
- a CDS encoding 2TM domain-containing protein — its product is MERDFTEEQKYILARKRVEKMSKFYKHLAVYVVVNTFLSCIFIAGDINDGDTFFEAVCNYHNYKIWLFWGIGVFFNALNVFGASLFFNKDWEKRKIKKYIEEQNYKR
- a CDS encoding 2TM domain-containing protein, producing MNINLQLNLIAQKRIKDIKGFYTHLFSTFLILPFLIFINLQTVPQFEWYWYAITAWCLGLLIHWLNVFPFSKLGFKKEWEDKKLKKIIANSSVENEINLNDTFIQEKYYLKAKKQAEEIKGFYIHLIVTVFTIPIIVFVNLKFVPDFYFFWFAVGGMLIAIFLHWLGVFGFNFLGLGKNWEERKTKEIIMNFK
- a CDS encoding 2TM domain-containing protein, yielding MERDFTQEQNYIRAKKRVKDIKAFYIHLVVYVIVNIFISGIIIFGLMTSGDSFTEAITNFGVYSTWLFWGIGMFFHWLGVFGFRSLGFSKDWEEKKIKELMDKDDERRKNF
- a CDS encoding 2TM domain-containing protein; translated protein: METELSNQQRYYKAQKKVKEIKGFYTHLTVYCTIIPVIIFVNLKFVPHFHWFWFSLLGWGLGLFFHWLGVFGFNLLGFGKNWEERKIKEFMNDNN